One region of Triticum aestivum cultivar Chinese Spring chromosome 6B, IWGSC CS RefSeq v2.1, whole genome shotgun sequence genomic DNA includes:
- the LOC123134893 gene encoding probable LRR receptor-like serine/threonine-protein kinase At3g47570 codes for MRLLWTIVPTLMILVVSAGDKAALLAFKARVSHGGSLASWNSSVGFCSWQGVVCSHQRPMRVVALTLDGAGLVGRLSPAIGNLTFLRVLNVRSNSFHGGIPASLGRLRRLQWLYLDTNSFSGTIPMNLSACISMIKMRLDNNTLGGAIPTELSEKLTSLEVITLRNNSFAGPIPVSLANMSHISYLDLTYNQLTGSIPPGLGNIQNMQYFSIFGNLLSGMLPPSLYNWSSIEVFSVGFNMLYGSIPGDIGSMFPKLQHFALIRNHFMGTIPSSISNISSLEVLRLIDNRFRGYVPPTLGKLGTIQELSLAYNRIEANDNKGWEFITSLANCSQLQQLILGFNSFEGQLPNSIVNLSTNLQKLYLGYNRISGSIPANIGNLVGLESLIIGNNYISGVIPESIGKLEKLNELTLSNNRLSGLMPSSLGNLSQLISFYASYGNLEGPLPASLGRLKNIFALDLSRNYNLNGSIPREIFKLPTLSWYLDLSYNSLSGPIPTEVGSLANLNELTLSGNRLSGQIPDSIQNCIVLELLLLDNNSFDGSIPQSLKNIKGLSKLNLTMNKFSGSIPVALGSIGNLHELYLAHNNLSGSIPLVLQKVTSLTKLDVSFNNLHGEVPNEGVFRNITYSAVVGNINLCGGTPQLQLAPCPTDPLNKNRKKMSKSLVISLAVVGAIVFSLSIILLAWILYRKLKPSKMTLAQTPAVDENYKRIPYHALFRGTNEFSEVNLLGRESYGAVYKCVLDTEELTLAVKVFNLGQSRYSKSFEAECEAMRRIRHRCLIKIITSCSSINHQGQEFKALVFEFMPNGNLDRWLHPKSQEPNTNNTLSLAQRLDIVVDIVDAVEYLHNYCQPLVIHCDLKPSNILLAQDMSARVGDFGISRILQENTGEGMQASSTGIRGSIGYVAPEYGEGSVVSTAGDIYSLGILVLEMFTGRSPTEGTFQDSLDLRKFVQDALPDRAFEIADTTMWLHIGHHDNIASIGIQECLVSIFRLGISCSKKQPRDRALTRDVATEMHAIRNAHLKFIGRPGAEREASTREIQSIVE; via the exons ATGAGATTGCTATGGACAATTGTTCCCACCCTGATGATCCTTGTTGTCAGCGCCGGCGACAAGGCCGCGCTGCTTGCTTTCAAAGCGCGGGTCAGCCATGGCGGCTCGCTGGCCTCCTGGAACAGCAGCGTGGGCTTCTGCAGCTGGCAAGGCGTGGTGTGTAGCCACCAGAGGCCAATGCGGGTGGTGGCTCTGACATTGGATGGCGCCGGCCTTGTTGGGCGACTCTCACCCGCCATTGGGAACCTCACATTCCTGCGGGTGCTGAACGTGAGATCCAACTCGTTCCATGGGGGCATTCCGGCTAGCcttggccgcctccgccgccttcaGTGGCTCTACTTGGACACGAACTCCTTCTCCGGCACAATCCCTATGAACCTGAGCGCCTGCATCAGCATGATCAAGATGAGACTGGACAACAACACGCTTGGCGGGGCCATCCCAACTGAGCTCAGCGAGAAGTTAACATCCCTAGAAGTGATCACACTGAGAAACAACAGCTTCGCAGGGCCCATCCCAGTGTCACTGGCCAATATGTCCCATATATCGTACCTCGATCTCACCTATAACCAGCTCACTGGCTCAATCCCACCAGGGCTTGGCAACATCCAGAACATGCAATATTTCAGTATCTTTGGCAACCTCCTCTCTGGTATGCTCCCGCCTTCTCTCTACAACTGGTCATCTATTGAAGTATTTTCAGTAGGGTTTAATATGTTGTATGGAAGCATTCCGGGTGATATCGGAAGCATGTTCCCCAAGTTGCAACATTTTGCCTTGATTCGCAATCACTTCATGGGAACCATCCCTTCTTCAATATCCAACATATCTTCACTCGAAGTACTTCGCCTCATAGATAATAGATTTAGGGGTTACGTGCCTCCTACATTGGGGAAGCTGGGAACTATCCAAGAACTGAGTTTGGCTTACAATAGGATTGAAGCTAATGATAACAAGGGGTGGGAATTCATCACTTCTTTGGCAAACTGCAGTCAACTGCAGCAATTGATACTCGGCTTCAATTCTTTTGAAGGTCAACTACCGAATTCAATCGTGAACCTCTCAACGAATCTCCAGAAGTTATACTTAGGGTACAATAGGATCTCTGGGAGTATTCCTGCAAATATCGGCAATTTAGTTGGTCTGGAATCACTTATAATAGGAAATAATTATATATCTGGAGTGATTCCAGAGAGCATTGGTAAGCTAGAGAAATTGAACGAGCTAACCTTGTCAAataataggttgtctggactcatGCCATCATCGCTAGGGAATCTTTCACAACTGATTTCATTTTATGCAAGCTATGGCAACTTGGAGGGACCACTTCCAGCAAGCCTGGGGCGATTGAAAAACATCTTTGCACTAGATTTGTCAAGGAACTACAATCTTAACGGTTCAATACCAAGAGAGATCTTCAAACTACCCACCCTTTCTTGGTATTTGGACTTGTCATACAATTCCCTTTCTGGACCCATTCCTACGGAAGTCGGTAGTTTGGCAAATCTTAACGAACTTACTCTATCAGGTAATCGGTTGTCTGGCCAGATACCAGATAGTATTCAGAACTGCATAGTGTTGGAATTGTTGTTGTTAGACAATAATTCGTTTGATGGAAGCATACCTCAATCACTGAAGAATATAAAGGGACTCAGTAAATTGAACTTGACCATGAATAAGTTCTCTGGTAGTATTCCTGTGGCCCTTGGCAGTATTGGAAACCTGCATGAACTGTACCTAGCACACAACAACTTGTCAGGGTCAATCCCATTAGTTCTACAAAAAGTGACATCATTGACAAAATTGGATGTATCCTTCAACAATTTGCATGGTGAGGTGCCGAATGAAGGTGTTTTCAGAAATATCACTTACTCAGCAGTTGTTGGGAATATCAATTTGTGTGGTGGTACACCTCAGCTTCAGTTGGCTCCATGCCCCACAGACCCCTTAAACAAGAACAGGAAAAAGATGTCAAAGTCTCTTGTAATTTCTCTAGCGGTAGTTGGAGCAATTGTGTTCTCACTTTCAATTATTCTTCTTGCTTGGATACTATACAGGAAGCTCAAACCAAGCAAGATGACATTAGCACAAACTCCAGCCGTCGATGAAAATTACAAGAGAATTCCCTATCATGCACTATTTAGAGGAACTAATGAATTTTCAGAAGTGAACTTGCTTGGGAGAGAAAGTTATGGCGCTGTTTATAAGTGTGTTTTGGACACCGAAGAATTAACACTGGCTGTCAAGGTGTTTAATCTTGGTCAATCTAGGTATTCAAAGAGTTTTGAGGCTGAATGTGAGGCCATGAGAAGGATACGACACCGTTGTCTCATCAAGATCATTACTTCTTGTTCGAGTATCAACCATCAAGGTCAAGAGTTCAAGGCATTGGTTTTTGAGTTCATGCCAAATGGTAACTTGGATCGATGGCTTCATCCGAAATCTCAAGAGCCCAATACAAACAACACACTCAGCCTTGCCCAGAGGCTTGATATTGTTGTCGATATTGTGGACGCTGTAGAATATCTGCACAACTACTGCCAACCATTGGTAATCCATTGTGATCTTAAGCCAAGCAACATTCTTCTTGCTCAAGACATGAGTGCACGAGTTGGAGATTTTGGCATATCAAGGATCCTTCAAGAAAATACAGGCGAGGGGATGCAAGCTTCTTCAACTGGGATTAGAGGTTCCATTGGCTATGTTGCTCCAG AGTATGGAGAAGGCTCTGTTGTCTCAACAGCTGGTGATATTTATAGTCTTGGCATATTAGTGCTTGAGATGTTTACTGGAAGGAGCCCAACAGAAGGCACATTCCAAGATTCGTTGGATTTGCGTAAGTTTGTCCAGGATGCTCTTCCAGATAGAGCCTTTGAGATAGCAGACACAACAATGTGGCTGCACATCGGGCACCATGATAACATTGCAAGTATTGGAATTCAGGAGTGCTTGGTCTCGATCTTCAGGCTTGGCATATCCTGCTCAAAGAAACAGCCTCGAGACCGAGCTCTGACGAGAGATGTAGCGACAGAGATGCATGCAATCAGAAATGCACACCTCAAGTTTATTGGGAGGCCTGGAGCAGAAAGAGAAGCCTCGACTAGAGAAATTCAGAGCATCGTCGAATAA